A genome region from Chengkuizengella sp. SCS-71B includes the following:
- a CDS encoding glycosyltransferase — MLTHNQLPYTKKCIESIRKNTSSLHYELIVVDNASNDGTLDYLNEQTDLRVISNQENVGYSKANNQGVKIAVGDVIVFLNNDTVVTQGWLQSLVSALYSKEKIAMVGPVTNNDNINGIQKIKVHYNQDTLEGLSEFSESHCAQHANRNKKVLRLVGFALACKKEVLNKIGLFDEAFGIGNFEDDDLCLRMLIKGYELRIVQDCFVHHFGSITFKNKDIDFAKLMENNKIVFKKKWGFDAHYFINPRLDLISLVPESISRILDIGCGMGAMALELMNQRSCEVVGIEKHNLAFHFAKQHLDQVFHEDIETIELSEEKLGTFDCIICADILQHLKDPWNIVKNLVKLLNENGYLIVSIPNVSNLEIIAGLLQGNFSYNTSEILNQKHLRFFTYTSLPFLFPQEMVIENVTSINTNVTERGIELLKELKALGEKYGLNTNQLKATTYKFIVKTRKRSH; from the coding sequence ATGCTGACACACAATCAACTGCCTTATACGAAAAAGTGCATTGAAAGCATAAGGAAAAATACTTCTAGTTTACATTATGAATTAATCGTAGTGGACAATGCATCGAATGATGGTACATTAGACTACTTAAATGAGCAAACTGACCTTCGTGTCATTTCCAATCAAGAGAATGTAGGTTATTCAAAAGCAAATAATCAAGGGGTCAAAATTGCTGTTGGTGATGTCATTGTGTTTTTGAATAACGACACAGTCGTTACACAAGGATGGCTACAATCATTAGTATCTGCTTTATATTCAAAAGAAAAAATAGCTATGGTTGGGCCTGTTACGAATAATGATAATATTAATGGTATACAAAAGATTAAAGTACACTATAACCAAGATACGCTAGAAGGACTTAGTGAATTTTCAGAAAGTCATTGCGCTCAACATGCAAATCGTAATAAGAAAGTCTTAAGACTTGTTGGTTTTGCACTAGCCTGTAAAAAAGAGGTGTTAAATAAGATAGGGCTTTTTGATGAAGCGTTTGGTATTGGAAATTTTGAAGATGATGATTTGTGCTTAAGGATGTTGATAAAAGGGTATGAATTAAGAATTGTCCAAGATTGTTTTGTTCATCATTTTGGTAGTATAACATTTAAAAACAAAGATATAGATTTTGCTAAGTTAATGGAAAATAACAAGATTGTATTTAAAAAAAAATGGGGATTTGATGCACACTATTTCATAAATCCTAGACTAGATCTAATCTCCTTAGTTCCTGAATCTATTTCACGAATTTTAGACATCGGTTGTGGGATGGGTGCGATGGCTCTAGAATTAATGAATCAACGTTCATGCGAGGTTGTAGGAATAGAAAAACATAATCTAGCATTTCATTTTGCAAAACAACATCTTGATCAAGTTTTTCATGAAGATATTGAAACAATTGAGCTTTCAGAAGAAAAGCTAGGAACATTTGATTGTATTATTTGTGCGGATATTTTACAACATTTAAAAGATCCATGGAATATTGTAAAAAATCTGGTGAAGCTTCTAAATGAAAATGGTTATTTAATTGTATCAATTCCTAATGTTTCCAATCTAGAAATAATAGCTGGATTGTTACAAGGTAATTTTTCATATAATACATCAGAAATTTTGAATCAAAAGCATTTAAGATTTTTTACGTACACATCATTACCATTTCTTTTTCCACAAGAGATGGTTATAGAGAATGTGACCTCCATAAATACAAACGTTACAGAAAGAGGGATAGAACTTCTAAAAGAATTAAAAGCATTGGGAGAAAAATACGGTTTAAATACAAATCAACTTAAAGCCACAACATATAAATTTATTGTGAAAACCAGAAAACGATCTCACTAA
- a CDS encoding glycosyltransferase family protein, with product MNEKLVAFICCVSDEKLFMECVKHIRSLYVPKEFQIEILPLFNSKDITISYNKAMKKSNAKYKVYIHQDSFIMNKNFIMDILKIFSKSEQIGMIGVAGVVQLPHTGVWWEGDVRFGKVIEYRQTFNYLTFQEVKELYVNVHSVDGLLLVTQHDIEWDEQIKGFHFYDTSQCIKFNKKGLSVVIPRQPMPWVLHFIRERQTNFAEFNQSRKKFLDLYLDDLKSG from the coding sequence ATGAATGAAAAATTAGTGGCATTTATTTGTTGTGTAAGTGACGAGAAGTTGTTTATGGAATGCGTAAAACACATCAGAAGTCTATATGTACCCAAAGAATTTCAAATTGAAATTCTCCCATTATTTAATAGTAAAGACATTACAATTAGTTACAACAAAGCTATGAAGAAAAGTAATGCAAAGTATAAAGTGTACATTCATCAAGATAGTTTTATTATGAATAAAAATTTCATTATGGATATTTTAAAGATTTTTTCGAAAAGTGAACAAATTGGTATGATAGGGGTTGCTGGAGTTGTGCAATTACCACATACAGGCGTTTGGTGGGAAGGTGATGTTCGATTTGGGAAAGTAATTGAATACCGACAAACGTTTAACTATCTTACATTTCAAGAAGTTAAAGAGTTATATGTTAATGTTCATTCCGTTGATGGCTTGCTGCTTGTGACCCAACACGATATCGAATGGGATGAACAAATTAAAGGATTTCACTTTTACGATACATCTCAATGCATAAAGTTTAATAAGAAAGGGTTAAGTGTAGTGATTCCTCGTCAGCCTATGCCTTGGGTACTTCACTTTATAAGGGAAAGACAAACTAACTTTGCAGAATTTAACCAATCACGAAAAAAATTCTTGGATTTATATCTAGATGATCTAAAATCAGGATAG
- a CDS encoding TylF/MycF family methyltransferase, with amino-acid sequence MRRVNKLTVNHERNLFLELLKKAILFEIWLEHEKYQPVGIPIPSQLNEFIQTHNLQLVQVTQPNPEARRVGIDWPIIAHSMIGRLRMNQLHEAMETVIKEKVEGDFIETGVWRGGSCIFMRGFLKAYNIQNRNVWVADSFKGLPAPNVKKYPHDTGDTLYTSDYLRVSLEQVQQNFRKYDLLDDQVKFLEGWFKDTLPSASIQKIAIARLDGDLYESTMDSLTNLYHKVSRGGFIIIDDYELPTCKPAVHDFRQQNNINESLIRIDNVSVYWRKEE; translated from the coding sequence ATGAGAAGAGTGAACAAATTGACTGTAAACCATGAAAGAAATTTATTTCTTGAATTATTAAAAAAAGCGATATTGTTCGAAATTTGGTTAGAACATGAAAAATACCAACCTGTAGGAATTCCCATACCTTCACAATTAAATGAATTTATACAAACCCATAATTTACAATTAGTACAAGTAACTCAACCTAATCCTGAAGCTAGACGAGTTGGCATAGATTGGCCGATTATTGCTCATAGCATGATAGGACGCCTTCGAATGAACCAACTACATGAAGCAATGGAAACTGTTATCAAAGAAAAGGTTGAAGGAGATTTCATAGAAACAGGTGTCTGGAGAGGAGGAAGTTGCATTTTCATGCGTGGATTTTTAAAAGCTTACAATATTCAAAACCGAAATGTTTGGGTTGCAGATTCATTTAAAGGTTTACCAGCTCCTAATGTGAAAAAATACCCACATGATACAGGTGATACATTATATACCAGTGATTATTTACGTGTTTCTTTAGAACAAGTTCAACAAAATTTTAGAAAATATGATTTACTTGATGATCAAGTAAAATTTCTTGAAGGGTGGTTTAAAGATACATTACCGTCAGCATCTATTCAAAAAATCGCTATTGCGAGGCTTGATGGTGACCTTTATGAATCCACCATGGATAGTTTAACAAATCTATATCATAAGGTTTCTCGTGGAGGGTTTATTATAATTGATGATTATGAGTTACCTACATGTAAACCAGCGGTTCATGATTTTCGCCAACAAAACAATATAAATGAATCATTAATAAGAATTGATAATGTTAGTGTTTATTGGAGAAAAGAAGAATAA
- the rfbB gene encoding dTDP-glucose 4,6-dehydratase: MNVLITGGAGFIGSHFIHHILGKYENYHVVNVDRLTYASNLSNVAKFEHHPHYTFIKSNIENKDLMNHIVKSYNIDIIVNFAAETHVDRSIHDSSIFVKTNVLGTQTLLNVALENNIRKFIQISTDEVYGALGDHGYFTETTPLSPKNPYSASKASADHLVLAYHSTYGIPVNITRCSNNYGPHQFPEKLIPKLILNTLKEKKLPIYGDGKNVRDWIHVSDHCVAIDLIIHQGKSGEIFNIGSHNERSNLEIAEFIIEKLGKSKDLITYVQDRLGHDHRYAIDAAKITEDLNWKPHITFEKGIEDTIQWYVKNKDWLKGN, from the coding sequence ATGAACGTATTAATTACTGGTGGTGCAGGTTTTATCGGTAGTCATTTTATACATCATATTTTGGGTAAATATGAGAATTACCATGTGGTGAATGTAGATAGATTAACCTATGCAAGTAATTTGTCTAATGTAGCAAAATTTGAACATCATCCTCATTATACGTTTATAAAAAGTAACATCGAAAACAAAGATCTAATGAATCATATTGTGAAAAGCTATAATATTGATATCATTGTCAATTTCGCAGCTGAAACTCATGTGGATAGAAGTATCCATGATTCATCCATATTTGTGAAAACAAATGTTTTAGGTACCCAAACCTTACTTAATGTAGCCTTGGAAAATAACATTCGAAAGTTTATCCAAATTTCAACAGATGAAGTTTATGGTGCTTTAGGAGATCATGGTTATTTTACAGAAACAACACCTTTATCCCCCAAAAACCCATATTCAGCGAGTAAAGCGAGTGCAGATCATTTGGTTCTTGCTTATCATTCGACCTATGGCATTCCTGTAAATATTACTCGTTGTTCAAACAATTATGGTCCCCATCAATTTCCTGAAAAACTCATTCCAAAATTAATTTTAAACACTTTAAAAGAAAAAAAACTACCTATATATGGCGATGGGAAAAATGTAAGGGATTGGATTCATGTAAGCGACCATTGTGTAGCAATTGACCTTATCATTCATCAAGGTAAATCCGGAGAAATCTTTAATATCGGTAGTCACAACGAACGTAGCAACCTTGAAATCGCCGAATTCATCATAGAAAAACTTGGTAAATCCAAAGATCTAATCACCTATGTACAAGATCGATTAGGTCATGATCACCGTTATGCCATTGATGCTGCTAAAATTACTGAAGATTTAAATTGGAAGCCACACATTACTTTTGAAAAAGGAATAGAAGATACAATTCAGTGGTATGTCAAAAATAAAGATTGGTTGAAGGGAAATTAA
- the rfbC gene encoding dTDP-4-dehydrorhamnose 3,5-epimerase, protein MNFINTQLPDVFIVEPQSFVDHRGYFMESYQKDKFVEAGLSSDFIQDNHSFSKEAGVIRGLHYQLNPKSQTKLIRVVTGVILDIVVDIRKGSPTFSQWLGVILSEYNNRQLYIPKGFAHGFCTLTTNTTILYKVDEPFSSEDDRGIAWNDPDIGIEWPVSKPILSTRDEKHPLLKDIENNFYWEKIG, encoded by the coding sequence ATGAATTTCATAAATACTCAACTACCCGATGTATTCATTGTAGAACCTCAGTCATTTGTAGATCATCGTGGTTATTTTATGGAGAGTTATCAAAAAGATAAATTTGTTGAAGCAGGTTTATCATCAGATTTTATCCAAGATAATCATTCCTTTTCAAAGGAAGCTGGAGTCATTCGAGGGTTGCACTATCAATTAAATCCTAAATCTCAAACAAAACTAATACGTGTAGTCACGGGTGTCATACTAGATATTGTTGTAGATATTAGAAAAGGCTCCCCTACATTTTCCCAATGGTTAGGTGTCATTTTAAGTGAATATAACAACAGACAATTATACATTCCTAAAGGTTTTGCACATGGTTTTTGTACATTGACCACAAACACAACTATATTATACAAAGTTGATGAACCGTTTTCTTCAGAAGATGACAGAGGAATTGCTTGGAATGATCCTGATATTGGGATCGAATGGCCTGTTTCAAAACCGATTCTATCTACAAGAGATGAAAAACACCCTTTATTAAAAGATATTGAAAATAATTTTTATTGGGAGAAGATAGGATGA
- a CDS encoding glycosyltransferase family 2 protein, with protein MTEASISLCMIVRDEEEVLERCLSTIADIVDEIIIVDTGSTDNTKEIARKFTDKIYDFEWIDDFSKARNFSFSKSTKEYIMWLDADDIVPDESRQQILELKNKLITHNMKSVLMEYQYAFDAEGNSTFAHRRERIVKRDCNFKWVGKVHEILDVSGTAHVTNIVIKHKRMKAHSDRNIKIYEKALKLGETLSIRDRFNYANECYDNQQYDKALKLYEEYLKEFEDSDLVDQRVYGYLKIVDCLIQLNEFDKAILNGLKSFQLDYPRAEVCCRLGYLYETKKEILKAINWYKIATAVDIPMHSTYIQQHCYTWLPHLQLFACYVSIGNFQEAKRHNDLAAKYIPNSAYVTNNEKVLEEMKLKYENGD; from the coding sequence ATGACTGAAGCGTCTATAAGTCTTTGTATGATTGTTAGAGATGAGGAAGAAGTATTGGAAAGATGTCTTTCGACCATTGCTGATATTGTGGATGAAATTATCATTGTTGATACAGGTTCAACCGATAACACAAAAGAAATTGCAAGAAAATTTACTGACAAGATTTATGATTTTGAATGGATAGATGATTTTTCTAAAGCGCGAAACTTCTCATTTTCAAAATCAACAAAAGAGTATATTATGTGGCTTGATGCGGATGACATTGTTCCAGATGAAAGTCGTCAACAAATTTTAGAACTGAAGAATAAGCTGATAACTCACAATATGAAGAGTGTTTTGATGGAATATCAATATGCTTTTGATGCAGAGGGAAACTCAACATTTGCACATCGTCGGGAGCGAATTGTTAAAAGAGATTGCAATTTTAAGTGGGTTGGAAAAGTTCACGAGATCCTTGATGTCTCAGGAACTGCACACGTCACAAATATTGTGATAAAACATAAAAGAATGAAAGCACATTCAGATCGAAATATTAAAATATATGAAAAAGCATTGAAACTAGGGGAGACTTTATCTATTAGAGATAGGTTTAACTATGCGAATGAATGTTATGATAATCAACAATATGATAAAGCTTTGAAGTTGTATGAAGAATATTTGAAAGAATTTGAAGATTCTGATCTTGTAGATCAAAGAGTGTATGGATACTTAAAAATTGTTGATTGTCTAATTCAACTAAACGAATTTGACAAAGCTATTTTAAACGGTTTGAAATCTTTCCAACTTGATTACCCGCGTGCAGAGGTTTGTTGTAGATTAGGTTATCTTTACGAAACAAAAAAAGAGATTCTAAAAGCAATAAACTGGTATAAAATAGCAACTGCTGTTGATATTCCGATGCATAGTACGTATATACAACAACATTGTTATACATGGCTTCCTCACTTGCAATTATTCGCTTGTTATGTTTCTATAGGGAATTTTCAAGAAGCTAAACGACATAATGATTTAGCAGCAAAGTATATACCGAATAGTGCTTATGTAACTAATAATGAGAAGGTCCTAGAGGAAATGAAATTAAAATATGAAAATGGAGATTGA
- a CDS encoding NAD(P)/FAD-dependent oxidoreductase, whose translation MKELRNLFDIVIVGGGPAGLSAALVLGRSKRKVMLIDDNKPRHNVTYESHGYLTRDGITPHEFKNISRNELAKYKHVELMNEQVVHVEKKEKHFETITKNGVKLYSLKILFATGVTDHLPHIDGLKEIYGRSAFPCPYCDGWEFRDQPLAVIGNSDRIFEYTRSVQNWSSNLVLFTNGSANLNMEQKKNLVQHQITIIENKIKHLNSENGKLQSFQLENGKLILRTAAFIEGIKETQSCKIPEKLGCRIDENDAYITKQNGLTDVSGLYIIGDAKNLFSGLIKSASEGYCAGVSINSEIIEENW comes from the coding sequence ATGAAAGAGTTAAGAAATCTTTTTGATATAGTGATTGTAGGTGGTGGACCAGCAGGGCTAAGTGCTGCACTTGTGTTAGGGCGCTCTAAGAGAAAAGTAATGTTAATTGATGACAATAAACCCAGACATAATGTGACTTATGAATCTCACGGTTATTTAACTAGGGATGGTATAACACCTCATGAATTTAAAAATATTAGTAGGAATGAACTAGCAAAATATAAGCATGTTGAATTAATGAATGAACAAGTTGTTCATGTTGAAAAAAAAGAAAAACATTTTGAAACAATAACCAAGAATGGAGTTAAACTTTATAGTTTAAAAATACTATTTGCAACGGGTGTAACGGATCATTTACCTCATATAGATGGATTAAAAGAAATCTATGGACGGAGTGCGTTTCCCTGCCCTTATTGTGATGGTTGGGAATTTAGAGATCAGCCACTTGCTGTAATAGGGAATTCAGATCGAATTTTTGAATATACAAGATCGGTACAAAATTGGAGTTCAAATCTTGTTTTATTTACTAATGGCTCAGCAAATCTAAACATGGAACAAAAAAAGAATTTGGTTCAACATCAAATTACAATCATAGAGAATAAAATAAAACATTTGAATTCTGAAAATGGAAAGTTGCAAAGTTTTCAATTAGAAAATGGAAAACTTATTTTAAGAACTGCAGCTTTTATTGAAGGAATAAAAGAAACTCAAAGTTGTAAAATTCCAGAAAAGCTAGGTTGCAGAATAGATGAAAATGATGCTTATATAACGAAACAGAATGGGTTAACCGATGTTTCTGGTTTATATATTATTGGAGATGCAAAAAATCTCTTTTCTGGTTTAATCAAATCAGCAAGTGAAGGATATTGTGCAGGAGTATCTATTAATAGTGAGATCATAGAGGAGAATTGGTGA
- a CDS encoding glycosyltransferase family 2 protein, producing the protein MSYEDEIESREHKQFPLVSILIPTFNRPKYFERCLESALRQTYPNIEILIGDDSTNTETEKLMKEKYLPQYENIIYIKNKHNLRLFKNANMLLDQANGEFINFLMDDDLLHNYKIEKMMKYYLMDKNHEIKLITAHRQPIDKQGNLLKNIPATTRLFPTDVLMDGKRLGDIVLTTLTNVIGEPTVVLFRKRDLTSPFGTFCGRKYPINIDIASWLTLLVKGKTIYIPETLSWFRIHSSQNQNKLNVFNKGLEEWGHALISSRAYGFLTSNKDFKHAISQYLEKVRINVSSPSQTLTEFCESLAKIRENLESDNNV; encoded by the coding sequence ATGAGCTATGAAGATGAAATAGAATCGAGGGAACATAAACAATTTCCTTTAGTAAGCATATTAATACCAACTTTCAATCGACCGAAGTACTTTGAACGATGTCTTGAAAGCGCACTAAGACAAACTTATCCTAATATTGAGATTCTTATCGGAGATGATAGTACAAATACGGAAACTGAAAAATTAATGAAAGAAAAATATCTCCCTCAGTATGAAAATATTATTTATATAAAGAACAAACATAATCTCAGATTATTTAAAAATGCAAATATGTTATTAGATCAAGCAAATGGGGAATTTATAAATTTTCTAATGGATGATGATCTGCTTCATAATTATAAGATTGAAAAGATGATGAAGTATTATTTAATGGATAAAAATCACGAAATAAAACTTATAACGGCTCATCGTCAACCTATTGACAAACAAGGAAATTTGTTGAAAAATATTCCGGCAACTACACGTTTGTTTCCAACAGATGTTCTAATGGATGGTAAGAGACTAGGGGATATTGTTCTTACGACTTTAACAAACGTAATAGGAGAACCTACAGTTGTTTTATTTCGCAAACGAGATCTAACTAGCCCTTTTGGTACTTTCTGTGGAAGAAAATATCCTATAAATATTGACATAGCTTCATGGCTTACTTTACTTGTAAAAGGAAAAACGATTTATATTCCAGAAACACTAAGTTGGTTTCGAATCCATTCGAGTCAAAACCAAAACAAGTTAAATGTGTTTAATAAAGGGTTAGAGGAATGGGGGCATGCATTAATAAGTAGTAGAGCCTATGGATTTTTAACTTCGAATAAAGATTTCAAACATGCTATTTCACAATACCTTGAAAAGGTAAGGATCAATGTTTCATCACCTTCACAAACTTTAACAGAATTTTGTGAAAGTCTTGCAAAGATACGAGAAAACTTAGAAAGTGATAATAATGTATAG